A single genomic interval of Anopheles darlingi chromosome X, idAnoDarlMG_H_01, whole genome shotgun sequence harbors:
- the LOC125957036 gene encoding uncharacterized protein LOC125957036 produces MARFTLPLATVFLCLLAVQWLVADVDAFRLRDTPDDGADHDLAGGGGGGGRRSRVPISSTVGGRWKPALPASSTDDGEELVVVVPARKPWSVVRRPGFTDDDDDDDDDDDDDDDDDNNDDDNDDDEDETTEQRAIRRAAEQRFGRARSRGLPATGRHRTSATDTKNSDADDDDDDDDEEEEEQEDEDEEQQQEEKSIFNLYGWFGSNVRQHRSDDNKAAAATAAGAVADNDGDDDDDDDNDDDDDDDDNDEKEEIVRADRRKKGDRKLVQLAPPRTKRLPKPVAGSETAPETEQPDPDPATPGLLETVAEFVRVARAKTVDGFEASGVLRWIGGRFGGESGEAAPPVEPPRSWSELLSGLFDASDSSEEEIRVRPHSHADDGDDENEPNGQPKQQQQQKKKKQKKDSLLVELLNESPLTALFSAEELPIEQPIETGAKKQRSPGTTTTTKVLKERIPISAEDFEQLLLRVPSFVPDYSRVAAGGECQRQGKIFERQLRGKRLWALKMIDASAKLSAGMLRGNAHQLGDYDQCTGISTKVRVQEDEPVRIRGKYCLAHIDVVADDDELQLPVHLLHGRGFIKSTLNDPDHFLPRFTTINWGICLPAACSFEDAGSIVKGFVRPYNSTGVKVFLELEEGNCHVRQARHRTLPLKDNWLLIAVIGFYTFVAVVTLVATLNDYEIFIKIDPPSAVGDGTEPDPARQPTNALHQTLMAFSLKQTLHQLCTGQPPDAPEEHHYPRFRCLYGLKGVASLALFTALRLVPLGFQPFTNRNEFTETLNAPWSVSVRLLLLYADVFLVVSGFLTAYHMLREYRARSRVAWFKRILGRYLRLCFPLLPVVGFYALIWEHLGSGPQWGDVVVKNANLCKHRYLSNLLFVQNWYPIEETCAPHTFQLAIEMQLSVLAPFLMIVLVRSPFYGTAAYVLLHCLSTAIRFSATAEDRLAPYVYHGVRLTQLYRTLNLSTTETLHRITPYLAGFGLGYLVQETDRSRPERGIRWAGWLGAGVALLWCLLTPLDIVRSDFQYEPGSAAQYAALAPLAWSLGLCWLIYYCISEEASLANRLLSSRPLILLGQLSYSLLLVQFLVFFYFVGSTRGSESFSLATYFNRTEVCLLFGGALALTLLFDLPIQNVKRLLDSTGVLDALETAGKEEAASGECPTSDQTVTSADSAPQHAESNAPESSSDFQVNSSTPVDEAEDFWASSGLDERSATATESPGAPASVAPSVVSTEAKGNDGPVEPEPADEEEIDEEEQEEQQQEVDGVGEQEEEVEEEEEEEEENEIEEEEEVKRRPAFNGREWSRTWDLLDD; encoded by the exons ATGGCGCGGTTTACGCTCCCACTGGCCACCGTCTTCCTGTGTCTGCTGGCGGTGCAGTGGCTGGTGGCGGATGTCGACGCGTTCCGTTTGCGCGACACACCGGACGACGGGGCGGACCATGacctggccggtggtggtggtggtggtgggcgccGTTCTCGAGTGCCGATCAGCAGTACGGTGGGTGGCCGTTGGAAGCCAGcattgccagccagcagtaccgacgacggtgaggagctggtggtggtggtgccagccCGTAAACCGTGGTCCGTAGTCCGTCGCCCAGGCtttaccgacgacgatgatgatgatgatgacgacgacgatgatgatgatgatgacgacaacaacgacgacgataacgacgatgatgaagatgagacCACGGAGCAGCGAGCTATCAGGCGGGCCGCCGAACAGCGGTTCGGACGAGCGCGCTCGCGTGGCCTTCCTGCCACTGGACGGCACAGGACATCGGCCACGGACACCAAGAACAGCGAtgcggacgatgatgatgatgatgatgatgaggaggaggaggagcaagaagacgaggatgaggagcagcagcaggaggagaaaagtATTTTTAACCTATATGGTTGGTTTGGCTCGAATGTCCGCCAACATCGGAGCGACGACAAtaaggcagcggcagcaacagcagcaggagccgtCGCCGATAACGAtggagacgatgatgatgatgatgataacgatgacgacgacgacgacgacgataacgatgaGAAGGAAGAGATAGTTCGAGCGgatcgaagaaagaaaggtGACAGGAAACTTGTACAGCTGGCACCGCCAAGGACCAAACGTTTGCCGAAACCGGTAGCCGGTAGCGAAACGGCGCCCGAAACCGAGcaaccggacccggacccggcaACGCCCGGTCTGCTGGAGACGGTGGCCGAGTTTGTCCGGGTGGCCCGGGCCAAGACGGTCGACGGTTTCGAGGCGAGCGGCGTGCTTCGCTGGATTGGCGGCCGGTTCGGTGGCGAATCAGGCGAGGCGGCACCGCCGGTTGAGCCGCCGCGATCGTGGTCCGAGCTGCTGAGCGGCTTGTTCGACGCGTCTGACTCGAGCGAGGAAGAGATCCGCGTACGGCCGCATTCCCACGCCGACGATGGGGACGATGAGAATGAACCAAATGGccaaccgaagcagcagcagcagcagaagaagaagaagcagaagaaggactCGTTGCTAGTGGAGCTGCTGAACGAGAGCCCGCTGACGGCGCTGTTCAGTGCGGAGGAGCTACCGATCGAGCAGCCGATCGAGACGGGCGCCAAGAAGCAGAGGAGCCCGggaacgaccaccacgacTAAGGTGCTGAAGGAGCGCATTCCCATCTCGGCGGAGGActtcgagcagctgctgctgcgcgtacCCTCGTTCGTGCCCGACTATTCGCGCGTTGCCGCCGGTGGCGAGTGTCAGCGGCAGGGTAAGATCTTCGAGCGGCAGCTCCGAGGGAAGCGCCTGTGGGCCCTGAAGATGATCGACGCTAGCGCGAAGCTGAGCGCCGGGATGCTGCGCGGTAACGCGCACCAGCTCGGCGACTACGACCAGTGCACCGGCATCTCGACCAAGGTGCGGGTACAGGAGGACGAACCGGTGCGCATCCGGGGCAAGTACTGCCTGGCGCACATCGACGTCGtggccgacgatgacgagctgCAGCTCCCGGTGCATCTGCTGCACGGCCGTGGCTTCATCAAGAGCACCCTGAACGAT CCGGATCACTTCCTGCCCCGCTTCACGACCATCAACTGGGGCATCTGTTTGCCGGCCGCCTGCTCCTTCGAGGATGCGGGCAGCATCGTAAAGGGCTTCGTCCGACCGTACAACTCGACCGGTGTCAAGGTGttcctggagctggaggagggCAACTGCCATGTGCGGCAGGCGCGCCACCGTACGCTACCGCTCAAGGACAACTGGCTGCTGATTGCGGTAAT TGGCTTCTACACCTTCGTAGCGGTGGTAACGCTGGTGGCCACGCTCAACGACTACGAGATCTTCATCAAGATTGATCCACCGTCGGCGGTCGGTGACGGTACCGAACCCGATCCGGCCCGGCAGCCCACGAACGCCCTGCACCAGACGCTGATGGCGTTCTCGCTGAAGCAGACGCTCCACCAGCTGTGCACCGGGCAACCACCGGATGCACCGGAGGAGCACCACTATCcccggtttcggtgtttgtATGGACTGAAGGGTGTCGCCAGTCTGGCGCTGTTCACTGCGCTCCGGCTCGTACCGCTCGGCTTCCAGCCCTTCACCAACCGGAACGAGTTCACCGAGACACTGAACGCACCGTGGAGCGTATccgtgcggctgctgctgctgtacgcgGATGTGTTCCTCGTGGTCAGCGGGTTCCTTACCGCTTACCACATGCTGCGCGAGTACCGTGCCCGTAGCCGCGTCGCCTGGTTCAAGCGCATACTCGGTCGGTACCTCAG ACTCTGCTTCCCGTTGCTGCCGGTCGTCGGTTTCTACGCGCTGATCTGGGAACACCTGGGCAGTGGTCCCCAGTGGGGTGATGTCGTGGTGAAGAACGCGAACCTCTGCAAGCACCGCTACCTGAGCAACCTGCTCTTCGTGCAGAACTGGTATCCGATCGAGGAAACG TGCGCACCCCACACGTTCCAGCTAGCGATCGAGATGCAACTAAGCGTGCTAGCCCCATTCTTGATGATCGTGCTGGTCCGCAGTCCCTTCTACGGCACCGCCGCCTACGTCCTGTTGCACTGCCTGTCGACGGCGATCCGCTTCTCAGCCACGGCCGAGGACCGCCTGGCCCCGTATGTCTACCATGGTGTGCGACTGACGCAGCTCTACCGCACGCTCAACCTCTCGACGACCGAAACGCTGCACCGCATCACACCGTACCTGGCCGGTTTCGGGCTGGGCTATCTGGTGCAGGAGACGGACCGATCCCGGCCGGAGCGCGGTATTCGCTGGGCGGGCTGgctcggtgccggtgtcgcCCTGCTCTGGTGCCTGCTGACGCCGCTCGACATCGTGCGCAGCGACTTCCAGTACGAGCCGGGCAGTGCGGCCCAGTACGCGGCTCTCGCACCGCTCGCCTGGTCACTCGGCCTCTGCTGGCTCATCTACTACTGCATCAGCGAGGAGGCCAGCCTGGCGAACCGTCTGCTCAGCTCCCGCCCGCTCATCCTGCTCGGCCAGCTGTCctactcgctgctgctggtgcaattcctcgtcttcttctacttcgtcGGTTCGACGCGGGGCAGCGAATCGTTCAGTCTGGCCACGTACTTCAACCGGACCGAGGTGTGCCTGCTGTTCGGTGGTGCCCTAGCGCTAACGCTCCTCTTCGATCTGCCGATACAAAACGTGAAGCGATTGTTGGACAGTACCGGTGTGCTCGATGCGCTCGAAACGGCTGGGAAGGAGGAGGCAGCGTCCGGGGAATGCCCAACCAGTGACCAGACGGTCACCAGCGCCGACAGTGCCCCACAGCACGCCGAATCGAACGCACCggagagcagcagcgattTCCAGgtgaacagcagcacacctgTGGACGAAGCTGAAGACTTTTGGGCTAGCAGCGGTCTTGATGAGCGTTCAGCAACTGCTACAGAATCGCCAGGAGCGCCTGCATCCGTTGCACCCTCCGTGGTCTCCACAGAAGCGAAGGGCAACGATGGTCCGGTggagccagagccagccgacgaagaagaaatcgACGAAGAGGAACaagaggaacagcaacaggaagtaGATGGGGTAGGggaacaggaagaggaagtggaagaggaggaagaagaggaagaggagaacgagatagaagaggaggaggaggtcaagCGAAGGCCGGCATTCAATGGGCGCGAATGGTCACGCACCTGGGACCTGCTGGACGATTGA
- the LOC125957222 gene encoding uncharacterized protein F54F2.9 — MLTMMGRQLLFAKLLVAIFLIGSTTAHGWGADDLEIFDLVEEVNDNFYHVMNISQDVSAAEIKRAFRKLSVILHPDKSDAEDANIRFRNLVSVYEILKDPVKREKYDKVLKDGMPNWRSALYYYRHVRKMGIVESAIIIFVVITVTQYLVAWAAYLEKKYTAEQIVGSKLRKLSKKKQTNQHLEELIYEIPQPSIRNTLPFQIPICLWRSITGTPTVIKSLIEMYAQQKKQEEEARDRKKKELEEQVEFENQRAKEKENRTLRKRSKKLTVPEKTDEELAAYSQRILETDEDARQEFNQLPPSTLSGGLWTDDDLNDLVRLVKKYPGGTSNRWDLIAELMNRNVEEVTYMATKLKEAPHRLVHQPMDNQVAVDAVKSKTKTRNSAGVGMSELTSSWTQQQQQALEAAIQRYPKSTSTDRWQKIANNVPGKTKDECIARYKHLVELIKKQKKDSEASSNEVSTDSHACVSHDNQQQLIESGAGPEDVTKENITGLAQSNEDASDSIDQAPEPQKGGKSQAKSRRRERKKALAQYSYSENESESDSNDE; from the exons ATGCTAACTATGATGGGGCGCCAGCTTCTATTCGCAAAGCTGTTGGTAGCGATATTTTTGATTGGATCTACTACAGCACATGGGTGGGGAGCGGatgatttggaaattttcgatCTCGTCGAGGAGGTGAATGACAATTTCTATCATGTAATGAATATAAGCCAAGATGTTTCGGCCGCGGAAATCAAACGCGCCTTCCGCAAACTGTCCGTGATTCTGCACCCGGACAAGAGTGACGCGGAGGATGCGAACATCCGATTCCGGAATCTCGTATCGGTGTATGAAATCTTGAAAGATCCAGTCAAACGGGAAAAATATGACAAGGTACTGAAGGATGGAATGCCTAACTGGAGGTCAGCGCTGTACTACTACCGCCACGTCCGAAAAATGGGCATTGTTGAAAGcgcaatcatcatcttcgtagTCATCACAGTCACGCAGTATTTAGTAGCTTGGGCCGCATACCTGGAGAAAAAATATACCGCA GAACAGATCGTAGGAAGCAAGCTGAGAAAGTTgtccaaaaaaaagcaaacaaatcagcATCTAGAGGAGCTGATATACGAAATTCCTCAGCCAAGCATCCGCAACACGTTGCCGTTTCAGATTCCAATTTGTCTGTGGCGTTCCATTACAGGGACACCAACGGTTATAAAGTCTCTCATAGAGATGTACGCACAACAGAAaaagcaggaagaagaagctcgCGATCG gaagaaaaaggagctGGAAGAGCAGGTGGAGTTCGAGAATCAGCGAgccaaggagaaggagaaccgtACGTTGCGTAAACGTAGCAAGAAGCTTACTGTTCCTGAGAAAACAGATGAAGAATTGGCAGCCTACAGCCAGCGTATCCTAGAGACGGATGAAGATGCCCGGCAAGAGTTTAATCAATTACCGCCCTCCACGCTATCTGGTGGCCTCTGGACTGACGATGATCTAAATGACCTCGTACGATTGGTGAAGAAGTATCCCGGTGGTACTAGCAATCGGTGGGATTTGATAGCGGAGCTGATGAATCGTAATGTAGAGGAAGTGACGTACATGGCGACGAAATTGAAGGAGGCTCCGCACCGGTTGGTTCACCAACCGATGGATAACCAAGTAGCCGTTGACGCTGTGaagagtaaaacaaaaacgcgaAACTCTGCTGGGGTCGGTATGAGCGAGTTGACCAGCAGctggacgcagcagcagcaacaggcactGGAGGCTGCAATTCAACGATACCCGAAGTCGACCAGCACTGACCGATGGCAGAAAATTGCCAACAACGTACCTGGTAAGACGAAGGACGAGTGCATCGCGCGATATAAACATCTCGTTGAGCtgataaaaaagcaaaagaaggatTCAGAAGCGTCGTCGAATGAAGTATCAACTGATAGTCATGCATGTGTTTCACATGATAATCAACAGCAGCTAATAGAGTCCGGGGCGGGGCCAGAGGATGTGACGAAAGAGAACATTACTGGACTCGCCCAGTCCAATGAAGATGCATCCGATTCTATAGATCAGGCACCTGAGCCTcagaaaggaggaaaaagtcAAGCGAAAAGTCGAAGACGTGAGCGTAAGAAGGCTCTCGCCCAGTACAGTTACTCAGAAaacgaatcggaatcggattcaAACGACGAATGA
- the LOC125957020 gene encoding eye-specific diacylglycerol kinase-like: MYRLRNTFTRSRTPTGEELKTQSSLEVPKQVRSASFDEIQLEAQRASQLLKVQQQQQQHQQSMDEPTRVLLHVPQTTIPGQRSRSFDLTGSSGDSTTGEGGAPPSVAFLDVPRRFQRRKSNTKTPAPPACVHCLYLEEQQQRQQQQQQQQAQQRLLGEAGRPEAPGHTSSSSDGDDRDGASGGEVPVDGATEDRERAARMRSDAAAAEKMQQQQQQHEAEAGGYYGVEDYGGVNRDEDNENANEGGEEENDEENDEEEEDEVNAAEEEEEYEYEYEEAEEDREAEEEAEEEVEEGEESERQRQRQRQRQPVPRPDEPDEDDEEDEEYDEEEAAEQQQQRVVVVSRRSTSLTPLGDFSTLFQRMSTRGVQQQQQQQKQKQTTTGAIAPPCAITLTLPPPPVVQPTSTTTSELVLEAGGAPSPGMATHLSEIVLTIPAAHPDDQQQSGSGGGDGGGGGAGGEPSVTSPTADEPHGNRTRRRSISRQEAIVIEATDGSVENVAVAAEAAASAAVSPPPLQDTRIPPLPPSSLPSGSQHHTEHLPAGYAPAHPVAPPPPSSPPPPPPPTIATTMILPLTIGPGMVGPGEPDDTTVHDIYLQVPDLKRDRAASVDSCFTKVKSAKTEELLPPDGDLTLLTVVTGSGAIRSRSVDIVLPTEEQARYKALALTDSGGGGAGDGGGCGGLAAADGVFEQLVTAAGAKGYGGPGAGTGGEERRYQIRCTPDWTSAAVPGDHLWVPTAVSGDWCYVGDNDCSRSGPRLKCAGCKIIAHCSCLALLVERNARCKPTFRLARLASAGQSKQQQQQQQRQRQQQQQHQQQPLLLQTAHHWVHRRTGKGKCGQCGKSLQAKLSFSSKEIVALSCAWCKSSYHNKEACFSVDRISEECLLGTHRRIVVPPSWIVKLTRRGSSKVTASSTSKERRAAKGAAKQTSVKKASSGGQKRAPPHPAFIVRPVPRAKLTPVLVFINPKSGGNQGSKLIQKFQWLLNPRQVFDLSQGGPRMGLELFRKVPHLRVLACGGDGTVGWVLSVLDQINFRPAPAVGVLPLGTGNDLARALGWGGGYTDEPIGKVLANIEASEPVRLDRWMLKVEPNVTKLHTTTTTTTTATSTTTATATTPAGDGGKDNLPLNVVNNYFSLGVDAHIALEFHEAREAHPEKFNSRLRNKMFYGQAGGKDLLKRKWKGLAEFVTLECDGKDLTPKLKEHKVHAIVFLNIPSYGGGTHPWNKSGGQFEPAIDDGLIEVVGLTTYQLPLLQAGGHGTCIAQCRSAKIVTSKIIPMQVDGEACKLRPSVVELTLLNQAVMLAKKKSGKAANLSQEKLETLNVQLLRIGMADYEQLHYDKEQLRQSAVSLGTLETRSTDLEQVRLLINRYCGERSDCPKLSPDWCFIDSCTAERFFRVDRAQENLHCITDIATDCRLFLLDQDGSRPPAQPQPQPQPPPTAVSLCNAGSTDTEPTPGSSSGSGGSSASPYYKYPTLNRSLSGPPGSESFSFPTVKLLARKNSQEAVCCAHQSESAGSTPRPPSSVQLQPPR; encoded by the exons ATGTACCGGCTACGCAACACCTTCACCCGCTCCCGGACACCAACCGGCGAGGAGCTAAAGACGCAGAGCAGCCTGGAGGTACCGAAGCAG GTCCGATCGGCATCATTCGATGAGATACAGCTCGAAGCCCAgcgtgccagccagctgctgaaggtgcaacagcaacagcagcagcatcagcagtcgATGGATGAGCCGACGCGAGTACTGCTGCATGTACCACAGACCACGATACCGGGTCAGCGATCGCGCAGTTTCGATCTGACCGGTTCGTCCGGCGACTCGACGACCGGTGAGGGTGGGGCGCCACCATCGGTCGCCTTCCTCGATGTACCGCGCCGCTTCCAGCGCCGTAAATCCAACACCAAAACACCGGCCCCGCCCGCCTGTGTTCACTGTCTGTACCTggaagaacagcagcagcgacagcagcagcagcagcagcaacaggcgcaGCAGCGCCTGCTGGGCGAAGCGGGACGACCAGAGGCACCCGGCCacacctcgtcctcgtcggacGGTGACGATCGGGATGGGGCGTCCGGTGGCGAGGTGCCGGTGGATGGTGCGACCGAAGATCGGGAACGAGCGGCGAGAATGCGAAGTGATGCTGCAGCGGCTGagaagatgcagcagcagcagcagcagcatgaggcAGAGGCCGGAGGCTACTACGGAGTGGAGGACTACGGTGGAGTGAACCGGGACGAGGACAACGAAAACGCCAacgagggaggggaggaggaaaacgatGAGGAaaacgacgaggaggaggaggacgaggtgaACGCggcggaagaggaagaggagtacGAGTACGAGTACGAGGAGGCGGAAGAGGACagggaagcggaagaagaggcggaagaggaggtggaggaaggggaggagagcgagcggcagcggcagcggcagcgacagcgacagccgGTGCCAAGACCCGACGAgcccgacgaggacgacgaggaggacgaagagtacgacgaggaggaagctgctgagcagcagcagcagcgggtggtggtggtcagccgACGCTCCACCAGCCTAACACCGCTCGGTGACTTCTCCACCCTCTTCCAACGGATGTCAACTCGgggggtgcagcagcaacagcaacaacaaaaacagaagcagacgacgacgggcgcTATAGCGCCACCGTGCGCCATCACACTGACACTGCCCCCGCCGCCGGTGGTACAACCGacgtcgaccaccaccagcgagcttGTACTGGAAGCTGGcggcgccccctcccccggcatGGCCACGCATCTCAGTGAGATTGTGCTCACCATACCGGCCGCCCACCCGGACGATCAGCAACAgagcggcagtggcggcggcgacggcggcggtggcggcgccggTGGCGAACCATCGGTGACGTCACCGACGGCGGACGAGCCGCACGGTAACCGGACGAGACGACGCTCGATCTCGCGCCAGGAAGCGATCGTTATCGAGGCGACCGACGGCTCGGTCGAGaacgtggcggtggcggcagaggcggccgcctccgccgccgtctcgccaccaccactccagGACACCCGGataccaccgctaccaccgtcgTCGCTACCAAGCGGCAGCCAGCACCACACGGAGCACCTTCCCGCCGGCTACGCACCGGCGCATCCCgtcgcaccgccaccaccatcctctccaccaccgccgccgccgccaacgatAGCAACCACGATGATCCTCCCGCTGACCATTGGTCCGGGTATGGTGGGACCGGGCGAACCGGACGACACGACCGTGCACGACATCTACCTGCAGGTGCCGGATCTGAAGCGCGACCGGGCCGCCTCGGTCGACTCGTGCTTCACCAAGGTCAAGAGTGCTAAGACGGAggagctgctgccgccggacGGCGACCTCACGCTTCtcaccgtcgtcaccggcaGTGGCGCGATCCGGTCGCGCTCGGTCGACATCGTGCTACCGACGGAGGAGCAGGCCCGCTACAAGGCACTTGCCCTCACCgacagcggtggtggtggtgccggtgacggCGGTGGTTGCGGCGGCTTAgcggctgctgatggtgtaTTCGAGCAGCTCGTTACCGCCGCCGGTGCCAAGGg GTATGGTGGGCCGGGCGCCGGTACTGGTGGTGAGGAGCGGCGGTATCAGATTCGGTGCACGCCCGACTGGACCAGCGCCGCCGTACCCGGTGACCATCTGTGGGTACCGACGGCCGTGTCCGGCGACTGGTGCTACGTCGGTGACAACGACTGTTCG AGGAGTGGCCCACGGTTAAAGTGCGCCGGTTGCAAGATCATCGCGCACTGCAGCTGCCTAGCGCTGTTAGTCGAGCGAAACGCTCGCTGCAAGCCAACCTTTCGCCTGGCACGACTGGCCAGCGCAGGCCAgtccaaacagcagcagcaacagcagcagcgacaacgacagcagcaacaacagcaccagcagcaaccgctgttgctgcaaacggCGCACCACTGGGTACATCGGCGCACCGGTAAAGGCAAATGTGGCCAGTGCGGCAAG TCATTGCAGGCAAAGCTGTCGTTCAGCTCGAAGGAGATCGTAGCGTTATCGTGTGCCTGGTGCAAATCATCATATCACAACAAGGAGGCGTGCTTCTCCGTCGATCGAATCAGCGAGGAGTGTTTGCTGG gtactCATCGGCGGATAGTGGTACCACCGTCCTGGATCGTGAAGCTTACCCGAAGGGGCAGCAGCAAGGTGACCGCTTCGTCGACGTCGAAGGAACGCCGAGCGGCTAAGGGAGCGGCTAAGCAGACGAGCGTGAAGAAGGCATCCAGCGGCGGCCAAAAGCGAGCACCACCTCACCCTGCCTTCATCGTGCGCCCTGTCCCGAGAGCCAAGCTAacgccggtgctggtgtttaTTAATCCCAAGTCCGGTGGAAATCAG GGCTCGAAGTTGATCCAAAAGTTCCAATGGCTGCTAAACCCGAGGCAGGTGTTTGACCTTAGCCAAGGCGGTCCACGTATGGG GTTGGAGCTGTTCCGGAAGGTGCCACATCTGCGCGTTCTGGCCTGCGGCGGTGACGGTACCGTCGGCTGGGTGCTCTCCGTGCTCGACCAGATCAACTTCCGGCCGGCACCGGCCGTCGGTGTGCTACCGCTCGGCACCGGCAACGACCTGGCCCGTGCGCTCGGTTGGGGCGGC GGCTACACGGACGAGCCGATCGGTAAGGTGTTAGCCAACATTGAGGCGTCAGAACCGGTACGGCTGGACCGCTGGATGCTGAAGGTCGAACCGAACGTGACCAAgctccacaccaccaccaccaccaccaccaccgccaccagcaccaccaccgcaaccgccACAACCCCTGCCGGTGATGGCGGCAAGGACAATCTACCGCTGAACGTCGTCAACAACTACTTCTCGCTCGGTGTCGACGCCCACATCGCGCTCGAGTTTCACGAGGCCAGGG AAGCACACCCGGAAAAGTTCAACTCGCGGTTGCGCAACAAGATGTTTTACGGGCAGGCGGGCGGTAAGGATCTGCTCAAGCGCAAGTGGAAGGGGCTGGCGGAGTTCGTGACGCTCGAGTGCGACGGCAAGGACCTGACGCCGAAGCTCAAGGAGCACAAGGTGCACGCGATCGTCTTTCTCAACATCCCGAGCTACGGTGGCGGTACGCACCCGTGGAACAAATCGGGCGGCCAGTTCGAGCCGGCGATCGATGACGGGCTGATCGAGGTGGTCGGGTTGACGACGTaccagctgccgctgctgcaggcCGGCGGCCACGGTACCTGCATCGCCCAGTGCCGGTCGGCCAAGATTGTCACCTCGAAGATCATCCCGATGCAGGTGGACGGTGAGGCGTGCAAGCTGCGACCATCGGTGGTCGAGCTGACGCTGCTGAACCAGGCGGTGAtgctggcgaagaagaagtcgGGCAAGGCCGCGAACCTCTC ACAAGAGAAGCTGGAGACGCTGAACGTGCAGCTGCTAAGGATCGGGATGGCAGACTACGAGCAGCTCCACTACGACAAGGAACAACTGCGACAATCGGCGGTCAGCCTCGGTACACTCGAGACGCGCAGCACCGATCTGGAGCAGGTGCGGCTACTCATCAACCGGTACTGTGGTGAGCGCTCGGACTGTCCCAAACTGTCGCCCGACTGGTGCTTCATCGATA GCTGCACGGCCGAGCGCTTCTTTCGGGTCGATCGGGCCCAGGAGAATCTGCACTGCATCACCGACATCGCCACCGACTGCCGGTTGTTTCTGCTCGACCAGGACGGTAGCCGGCCGCCggcacagccacagccacagccacagccgccACCGACGGCGGTATCGCTTTGCAACGCGGGCTCGACGGACACGGAACCGACACcgggcagtagcagcggcagcggcggcagtagTGCCTCCCCGTACTACAAGTACCCCACCTTGAACCGCTCGCTGTCCGGGCCGCCAGGCTCGGAGTCGTTCAGCTTCCCCACGGTTAAGCTACTGGCACGCAAGA ACTCGCAGGAGGCGGTCTGCTGTGCACACCAGAGCGAAAGCGCCGGTAGCACCCCGaggccaccatcatccgtGCAGCTACAGCCGCCAAGGTAA